From a single Nematostella vectensis chromosome 3, jaNemVect1.1, whole genome shotgun sequence genomic region:
- the LOC116614005 gene encoding uncharacterized protein DDB_G0271670, with product MMGVKIRLVLMVIATILAFLLAASESSFRCYLCIRGRSSFDECDKYKVKQRCDAQDRCATFTYKNSTGHLVYGKSCTYERYCTPKAFCDILKTTDCTIECCRTELCNYQVGFASPSPSSTSTTTPLSSATTTPSSSLTLPSSSSSSSPSKTTTITTPSPSQLSSLSSTTQKYQTPTLSSSLSLSLSLQSPSPFLSLAAIISPLPSQTLALLSPSSTTTTLAPLPSKSFSPKPSKSPSLSPSQSPSLTSSYPSPISITEPSTTTPSSPSLLPSLMSSSSSSSSSSSMSSSSSPYLETLSFSLFSPSSLSSTSSSLWKEFSSITVSRDSALLNSLKESATKSSVLQTLSTSTSSSRNSTLYTTEIPTTVYQMPTKLIHGNEDFCDWNGGPSMQASGLTTWLLLVCLWNYP from the exons ATGATGGGTGTAAAGATACGGCTAGTTTTGATGGTCATCGCTACTATTCTTGCCTTCTTGCTTGCTGCTTCGG AGTCGTCCTTTCGGTGTTACCTCTGCATAAGGGGAAGGTCCTCGTTTGATGAATGTGATAAGTATAAG GTAAAACAAAGATGCGACGCTCAAGACCGATGCGCTACGTTCACGTACAAAAACAGCACAGGACACCTCGTGTACGGGAAGAGCTGTACTTACGAACGCTATTGCACGCCCAAGGCATTCTGTGACATACTTAAAACCACAGACTGTACGATTGAATGTTGTAGGACAGAGCTTTGTAATTACCAGGTTGGATTTgcgtcaccgtcaccatcgtcaacatcaacaacaacaccgTTATCATCTGCAACTACaacgccatcatcatcattaacattaccatcatcatcatcgtcatcatcaccatcaaaaacaacaacgataaccacaccatcaccgtcacaattatcatcattatcatcaacaaccCAAAAATACCAAACACCAACACTATCATCTTCGTTATCACTTTCGCTGTCACTACAATCGCCGTCACCATTTTTATCACTAGCAGCAATCATATCACCATTACCGTCACAAACACTGGCATTattgtcaccatcatcaacgaCAACCACATTGGCACCATTGCCATCAAAATCATTTTCACCAAAACCATCAAAATCGCCATCACTTTCACCGTCACAATCGCCatcattaacatcatcatATCCATCACCAATATCAATAACAGAACCATCGacaacaacaccatcatcaccgtcgCTATTGCCGTCATtaatgtcatcatcatcatcatcatcatcatcatcatcaatgtcatcgtcatcatcaccatattTAGAAACattatctttttcattattttccccatcatcattgtcatcaacgtcatcatcattatggAAGGAATTTTCGTCAATAACAGTTTCAAGGGATTCAGCACTACTTAACTCGCTCAAAGAGTCCGCTACAAAGTCAAGCGTCTTGCAAACTTTGTCAACATCGACAAGTTCTTCGAGAAACAGCACTCTCTACACAACAGAAATCCCAACAACCGTATACCAGATGCCTACTAAACTCATCCATGGGAATGAAGATTTCTGTGATTGGAATGGTGGCCCATCGATGCAAGCGAGCGGTCTCACGACATGGCTACTTTTGGTGTGCTTATGGAACTATCCATAA
- the LOC5497584 gene encoding uncharacterized protein LOC5497584 isoform X1 — translation MDCGSGSGEAMDIRKSCCTRSWIWKEFIPKKVLAVQWYTWHFVGFTYDYISGWARLYVDGVMIGELNVGRTELATQREIRLAAVAFDSRSFRGRMACLQIYNEALTLKQIRKSSGLCSEELIRPCINYTPIEDVTRAFNQTWYRLKGQQQISTQGPQSNMGLSGWMRGPHPQREIGAVERDLCFGDVRGSCQHKASVTVRHCFGYYVYKFIGLPQEHLQISVDKDVDAETLPERIFQERPRFQLTDHVFYEESNVPSPAQCVEYCLVAGEKCESLNYSSKDNGTCQLNNATASGYGHHLLANQSWAYFHPIALV, via the exons ATGGATTGCGGCTCCGGATCCGGAGAAGCCATGGATATTCGCAAAAGTTGTTGTACACGATCTTGGATCTGGAAGGAGTTTATAccaaaaaaag TTTTAGCAGTGCAATGGTACACCTGGCACTTCGTGGGGTTCACTTATGATTACATATCGGGATGGGCGAGGCTTTATGTGGACGGAGTCATGATCGGCGAGTTGAACGTTGGCAGAACTGAGCTGGCGACACAACGCGAG ATACGTCTGGCAGCCGTGGCATTTGACAGTCGGTCTTTTCGCGGTCGCATGGCGTGCCTGCAGATATACAATGAAGCCCTCACACTCAAGCAGATAAGAAAGTCCAGTGGTCTTTGTTCAGAAG AATTGATTCGGCCTTGTATCAATTACACACCTATTGAAGACGTCACAAGGGCTTTCAATCAAACTTGGTACCGTCTAAAAGGCCAACAGCAAATATCGACCCAAGGGCCGCAAAGTAATATGGGACTCTCTGGATGGATGCGTGGCCCCCATCCACAAAGAGAGATTGGTGCGGTGGAACGTGATCTGTGCTTTGGTGATGTGCGAGGTAGCTGTCAGCATAAGGCCTCGGTGACGGTTCGTCACTGTTTTGGGTATTACGTGTACAAGTTTATTGGACTTCCACAAGAACACCTACAAATATCTGTAGACAAAG ACGTAGATGCCGAAACTCTACCGGAGAGAATTTTTCAAGAAAGGCCTCGCTTCCAACTCACGGATCACGTGTTCTATGAAGAGTCAAACGTCCCCTCCCCCGCCCAGTGCGTCGAGTATTGTCTTGTCGCCGGGGAGAAGTGCGAGTCCCTGAACTACAGCTCTAAAGACAATGGGACATGCCAACTTAACAACGCAACTGCTTCTGGTTATGGTCACCACttgttagccaatcagagctgGGCGTACTTCCATCCAATAGCATTGGTGTAG
- the LOC5497584 gene encoding uncharacterized protein LOC5497584 isoform X2: MEERAGHITFLGRPAATSRSLTTQRSTQVLAVQWYTWHFVGFTYDYISGWARLYVDGVMIGELNVGRTELATQREIRLAAVAFDSRSFRGRMACLQIYNEALTLKQIRKSSGLCSEELIRPCINYTPIEDVTRAFNQTWYRLKGQQQISTQGPQSNMGLSGWMRGPHPQREIGAVERDLCFGDVRGSCQHKASVTVRHCFGYYVYKFIGLPQEHLQISVDKDVDAETLPERIFQERPRFQLTDHVFYEESNVPSPAQCVEYCLVAGEKCESLNYSSKDNGTCQLNNATASGYGHHLLANQSWAYFHPIALV, from the exons ATGGAAGAGAGGGCGGGGCATATTACTTTTCTGGGACGCCCAGCAGCTACATCGAGATCCCTTACCACGCAAAGATCGACACAAG TTTTAGCAGTGCAATGGTACACCTGGCACTTCGTGGGGTTCACTTATGATTACATATCGGGATGGGCGAGGCTTTATGTGGACGGAGTCATGATCGGCGAGTTGAACGTTGGCAGAACTGAGCTGGCGACACAACGCGAG ATACGTCTGGCAGCCGTGGCATTTGACAGTCGGTCTTTTCGCGGTCGCATGGCGTGCCTGCAGATATACAATGAAGCCCTCACACTCAAGCAGATAAGAAAGTCCAGTGGTCTTTGTTCAGAAG AATTGATTCGGCCTTGTATCAATTACACACCTATTGAAGACGTCACAAGGGCTTTCAATCAAACTTGGTACCGTCTAAAAGGCCAACAGCAAATATCGACCCAAGGGCCGCAAAGTAATATGGGACTCTCTGGATGGATGCGTGGCCCCCATCCACAAAGAGAGATTGGTGCGGTGGAACGTGATCTGTGCTTTGGTGATGTGCGAGGTAGCTGTCAGCATAAGGCCTCGGTGACGGTTCGTCACTGTTTTGGGTATTACGTGTACAAGTTTATTGGACTTCCACAAGAACACCTACAAATATCTGTAGACAAAG ACGTAGATGCCGAAACTCTACCGGAGAGAATTTTTCAAGAAAGGCCTCGCTTCCAACTCACGGATCACGTGTTCTATGAAGAGTCAAACGTCCCCTCCCCCGCCCAGTGCGTCGAGTATTGTCTTGTCGCCGGGGAGAAGTGCGAGTCCCTGAACTACAGCTCTAAAGACAATGGGACATGCCAACTTAACAACGCAACTGCTTCTGGTTATGGTCACCACttgttagccaatcagagctgGGCGTACTTCCATCCAATAGCATTGGTGTAG